The following nucleotide sequence is from Achromobacter spanius.
CCAACAGGTCGGCGCCCTTGCCGCTGCGCACCACCTCGCCGTGCTCGAACGCATAGGCCTGATGCGCCAGGCGCAGCGCCAGCCGCGCGTTCTGCTCCACCAGCACGATGGCGATGCCGCTGTCGCGGTTGATGCGCTGGATGGCATCCGCGATCTCGGCCACGACCTTGGGCGCGATGCCCAGTGATGGCTCGTCCAGCATCAGCAAGCGGGGCTGCGCCATCAGCGCGCGCCCGATGGCCACCATCTGCTGTTCGCCGCCAGACAAGGAACCCGCCAACTGCGCGCGCCGCTCCTGCACGCGCGGAAACAGCGTGTAGATCTCGTCCAGCCGCGAACGGACGCGAGCACGAGACCGGACGCCATGCGCGCCCGCCATCAGGTTGTCCAGCACGGTCATGCGGCCGAACAGGCGCCGACCTTCCGGCGACAAGGCCAAGCCGGCCGAGACGCGCGCCGCCGACCCCAGACGCGCGATGTCGCGCCCCTCGAACAGGATGCGGCCGCCCGCCGCCGGGGCCAGGCCAATCAAGGCCTTCAGCGTGGAGCTCTTGCCCGCGCCATTGGAGCCGACCAGCGCCACGATCTGGTCCTGTTCAACCGTGAAGCTGATGCCGCGCACCGCTTCCAACGGCCCGTAGCGGACCTTCAGGTCCTGGACTTCAAGCATGGGCATAGTCGGGGGCTCCCAGATAGGCTTCGATCACGGCGGGGTTGTCGCGGATGGCTTGCGGCGTGCCTTCGGCGATTTTTTCGCCTTGCACCAGCACCACGATGCGATGGCTTAACTCCATGACCAGCGCCATGTGATGTTCCACCAGCAGCATCGTCAGCCCTTCTTCGGATTGCAGGCGGCGCAGCAGGCGCCCCAGCTCATTGCATTCTTCGTGGTTCAGGCCGGCCGCGGGCTCATCCAGCAGCAACATGCGCGGGCGGCAGGCCAGCGCGACGGCGATGCCCAGCTTTTTCTGCAAGCCATAAGCCAGTGACCCCGCCTCCGCGTCGCGCCAGGGTTGCAGGTCCAGCAGTGTCAGCAAGCGGTCCACTTCCTGCGTGACTTCGGCCGCTGACAGTAGATCTTGCTTACGTCCCGCCAGGCGGCGCAGCCACGAGTGCCGCACGCGCGACAACATGCCGCGCCGGATGTTCTCGGCGACGCTGACTTCGGGATACGTCGAGGTGGACTGGAAGGTGCGCGCCAACCCCAGCACCACCACCCGGCTGGGCGGGCAGCCGGAAATATCGCGGCCGTCGAAATGGACCGTGCCCGCGGATGGCGGCATGGTGCCGCTGATGACGTTGAACGCCGTCGTCTTGCCCGCGCCGTTGGGGCCGATCAGGCCAACGATTTCACCCGGGGCGACGGCAAAGCTCACGTCGCGCAAGGCCGCCAGGCCACCAAAGCTGCGCGACAGGCCTTGTACCTGCAATAAAGGCTGGCTCATTGGGACTCCTTGTGCCGACGCGCCTGCCACGGCCCCGGCAAGCCGGCAAGACCCGCCGGCAGAAAACGCAGGATGAGGATCAGCGCCGCGCCATAGAAAATGTGCTGCGTTTGCACCGCACCGCGAAACAGCTCCGGCAGCGGCGTCAGCACCATCGCGCCGATCAGGCCGCCCCATACCGAACGGCGCCCGCCGATGACCAGCATGATGATGAAGCCGATGGAGATGCTGACGTTGAACGACTCGGGCGACACGTAGCCCACATAGCGTGCCTGCAATGCCCCACCCACCGACGCCAGCGCGCAGCCGGCCACAAAGGCGCAAAGCTGGATGCGGCGTACGCTTAAGCCCGTGGATTCCGCCAGCGCCGGGTTCTCCGCGACCGCATCGATGGCATGGCCGAAGGGCCGCTTGGCCACCGCGTTCAAGAGCGCCACGGAGGCCAGCGCCACGCACAGCGCCAAACCATAGAAGCTGGCGCGCGTATCGAATACGAATCCCGCCAGCGCGGCTGGCAGAATGCCGGCAATGCCATTGGCGCCGCCCGACCAGGACGAGCCATCCAGAAGGATCAAGCGCACCAGTTCGCCGAAGGCAAAGGTGACCAGCACGAAGTACACGCCCTTCAAGCGCAGGATGATTGCGCCCAACGCCAACGCCACCAGCGCAGTCAGCACCACCCCGGCCAGCGTGGACGGCAGGAAGCTCCAGCCCAGCAGGCGCGTGGCCAATACCGAGCCGTAGGCGCCCAGCGCAACGAAAGCGGCGTGCCCTAGCGACAACTGCCCGCAGCGCGCGATCAGCGCCAGCCCGTTGACGATCAACACATTCAGGCAAGTCAGGACTGCCAGGTGCTGCACGAATGGCCCCGCGAACCAGGGCGCGACCGCGGCCACGGCCAGGGCCGCCCACAACAGCCAGCGCCAGGGCGCGGGCCGCGCCACGTCGGCTTGTAGAGAAAGTTCCGTCATGGCTTATGCCTCCCCTCGGCCAAGCAGCCCTTTGGGCCGCACCACCAGCATCACGATTACGACCGCGAAGATCAGCATGTCCGCCGTGCTGCTTTGAAACAGCAGGCTGCCGTAGCTTTCGGCCAGGCCCAGCGCCAGGCCCGCGACCGCCGCGCCAGGTATGCTGCCCAACCCGCCCAGAATGACCACGATGAACGCTTTCAGCAGCGGCGTGGCGCCCACGAAGGGCGACACCGAGAACAGCGGCGCCATCAGCGCGCCCGCCACCGCCGCCAGTCCCACGCCCAGCCCAAAGCCCAAGGGGTAATAGATGCGCGAACGGATGCCCTGGATGCCGGCAATCTCAAAGTCCTCCACCACCGCGCGCAAGGCGCGTCCCGGGCGCGAATGGCGCAGAAAGCCATACAGCAAGGCCAGCGCCAGCAAGGCGAACACCACCACATACACACGCGACAGCGGGATGACCAGCTTGCCCATGCGCGCCGTGCCCTGGGCGACGGCGGGCATGGACAAGGGGTCGGGGCCGAAAAACATCAAGGCCAGGTTCTGCAAGATCATCGCCAGGCCGATGGTGGCGATCATGCCGTTCAGCTCATCCCGCCGAAACGGTTTGAGCACGCCCCATTCCAACACCGCGCCGCCCGCCACCGCCAAGGCGAAGGTCAGCGCCACGGCGGGCAGGAAGGTGAAGCCCGCCTGCGTCGTCAGGTAATAAGCGCCAAACGCGCCCAGCATGTAGAACTCGCCGTGGGCGAAGTTCACCATCCGCATGACGCCGAACACCAGCGTGAAGCCCACGGCCATCAGCAGGTACAGCAGCCCCACGATCAAGCCGTTGATCGTGGCCTGCGTTAACAAAATGCTCCAATCCACGTGGCATCCCCCGCCGCGCTAGCGGCATCCCTCGACGGTGCAGCGCGCGCGGATCACCTCGCGGCCATCCTTGACCTCGGCCACATAGAACGGCGCGTTCAACTGGTGGTTGATGCCGTACATGGCCTTGCCGGTCCAACTGAGCTTGCCCAGCGATCCATCAAAGCCATCCAGCTTTTCCAGTTCGGCGCGCACGCGGTCCGTGTCTTCCACGGTGCCGGCGCGGCGCATGGCCTCGAAC
It contains:
- a CDS encoding ABC transporter ATP-binding protein, which produces MPMLEVQDLKVRYGPLEAVRGISFTVEQDQIVALVGSNGAGKSSTLKALIGLAPAAGGRILFEGRDIARLGSAARVSAGLALSPEGRRLFGRMTVLDNLMAGAHGVRSRARVRSRLDEIYTLFPRVQERRAQLAGSLSGGEQQMVAIGRALMAQPRLLMLDEPSLGIAPKVVAEIADAIQRINRDSGIAIVLVEQNARLALRLAHQAYAFEHGEVVRSGKGADLLADPFVQKAYLGI
- a CDS encoding ABC transporter ATP-binding protein, with product MSQPLLQVQGLSRSFGGLAALRDVSFAVAPGEIVGLIGPNGAGKTTAFNVISGTMPPSAGTVHFDGRDISGCPPSRVVVLGLARTFQSTSTYPEVSVAENIRRGMLSRVRHSWLRRLAGRKQDLLSAAEVTQEVDRLLTLLDLQPWRDAEAGSLAYGLQKKLGIAVALACRPRMLLLDEPAAGLNHEECNELGRLLRRLQSEEGLTMLLVEHHMALVMELSHRIVVLVQGEKIAEGTPQAIRDNPAVIEAYLGAPDYAHA
- a CDS encoding branched-chain amino acid ABC transporter permease; the protein is MTELSLQADVARPAPWRWLLWAALAVAAVAPWFAGPFVQHLAVLTCLNVLIVNGLALIARCGQLSLGHAAFVALGAYGSVLATRLLGWSFLPSTLAGVVLTALVALALGAIILRLKGVYFVLVTFAFGELVRLILLDGSSWSGGANGIAGILPAALAGFVFDTRASFYGLALCVALASVALLNAVAKRPFGHAIDAVAENPALAESTGLSVRRIQLCAFVAGCALASVGGALQARYVGYVSPESFNVSISIGFIIMLVIGGRRSVWGGLIGAMVLTPLPELFRGAVQTQHIFYGAALILILRFLPAGLAGLPGPWQARRHKESQ
- a CDS encoding branched-chain amino acid ABC transporter permease; translation: MDWSILLTQATINGLIVGLLYLLMAVGFTLVFGVMRMVNFAHGEFYMLGAFGAYYLTTQAGFTFLPAVALTFALAVAGGAVLEWGVLKPFRRDELNGMIATIGLAMILQNLALMFFGPDPLSMPAVAQGTARMGKLVIPLSRVYVVVFALLALALLYGFLRHSRPGRALRAVVEDFEIAGIQGIRSRIYYPLGFGLGVGLAAVAGALMAPLFSVSPFVGATPLLKAFIVVILGGLGSIPGAAVAGLALGLAESYGSLLFQSSTADMLIFAVVIVMLVVRPKGLLGRGEA